The proteins below are encoded in one region of Halichoerus grypus chromosome X, mHalGry1.hap1.1, whole genome shotgun sequence:
- the GPR34 gene encoding putative G-protein coupled receptor 34, with translation MRGHMVTMLNATARSWPSSSQKCSFMANRSNQSLNLSGDPNTTTACSMDEKLLSSLLTISYSVIFIVGLVGNIIALYVFLGIHRKRNSIQIYLLNVAIADLLLIFCLPFRIMYHINGNQWTLGVILCKVVGTLFYMNMYISIILLGFISLDRYIKINRSIQQRRAVTTKQSVYVCCTVWTVALAGFLTMITLTLKKGDHNSTVCFHYREKHNAKGEAIFNYVLVVMFWLIFLLIILSYIKIGKNLLRISKRRSKFPNSGKYAKTARNSFIVLIIFTVCFVPYHAFRFVYISSQLNRPSCYWKEIIHKTNEIMLVFSSFNSCLDPVMYFLMSSNIRKIMCQLLSRRFQGEASRSESTSEFKPGYSLHDTSAAAKIQSTS, from the coding sequence ATGAGAGGTCACATGGTAACAATGCTGAATGCTACAGCCCGCAGCTGGCCTTCCTCCTCCCAGAAATGCAGCTTTATGGCTAATCGCAGCAACCAATCGCTGAACCTCTCAGGAGACCCAAATACTACTACTGCCTGTTCCATGGATGAGAAACTACTTTCTAGCCTGTTAACAATATCCTACTCTGTTATTTTCATCGTGGGACTGGTTGGAAACATAATTGCCCTCTATGTATTTCTGGGTATCCATCGCAAAAGAAATTCCATACAGATTTACCTACTGAATGTAGCCATTGCAGATCTCTTACTGATCTTCTGCCTGCCTTTCCGAATAATGTATCACATTAACGGGAACCAGTGGACACTTGGTGTGATCCTTTGCAAGGTTGTGGGAACACTATTTTATATGAACATGTACATTAGCATTATTTTGCTTGGATTTATCAGTTTGGATCGCTACATAAAAATTAATCGGTCTATACAACAACGGAGGGCAGTAACAACCAAACAAAGTGTTTACGTTTGCTGTACAGTATGGACAGTTGCTCTTGCTGGATTTTTAACTATGATTACTTTAACCCTTAAGAAAGGAGATCATAATTCCACAGTGTGTTTCCATTATAGAGAGAAGCATAATGCCAAAGGAGAAGCAATTTTTAACTACGTTCTTGTGGTAATGTTCTGGCTAATTTTCTTACTAATAATCCTTTCATATATTAAGATCGGCAAGAATCTACTGAGGATTTCCAAAAGGAGGTCAAAATTTCCCAACTCTGGTAAATATGCCAAAACAGCCCGAAATTCCTTTATCGTACTTATCATTTTTACTGTATGTTTTGTTCCCTATCATGCCTTCCGATTTGTCTATATATCTTCACAGCTAAATAGGCCGTCTTGCTATTGGAAGGAAATCATTCACAAAACCAATGAGATCATGTTGGTTTTCTCATCTTTCAATAGCTGCTTAGATCCAGTCATGTATTTCCTGATGTCCAGTAACATCCGCAAAATAATGTGCCAACTTCTTTCTAGACGATTTCAAGGGGAAGCGAGCAGAAGTGAAAGCACTTCAGAATTTAAACCAGGATACTCCCTGCATGATACATCTGCTGCAGCTAAAATTCAGTCTACTTCTTAA